Proteins found in one Triticum aestivum cultivar Chinese Spring chromosome 4D, IWGSC CS RefSeq v2.1, whole genome shotgun sequence genomic segment:
- the LOC123095881 gene encoding pentatricopeptide repeat-containing protein At4g01570: MMPPAALVRRLTTAAAPLSDLTDALLATRLANHLLTTPHIPPALLPAAPLPLPVRLHVLRHPALPPTSKLSFFLAATPPASPHLAATFPVLLRALATHSPPLLDALLPFALSSPSPDALLPRLLSALLSASRLDAALALLQDAPPDLLPRLAAAAIPSLIASPDPISAVPAIRRLLPIASHPPHVRATNRLLLALSKENLHDDFCHVFDEMSRRGLPSNLRFYNICIHAFGKWKRLDKSLKLFAAMKAASPPLVPDICTYNSVIRVLVIGGRVADALVVFDEMKLAGIHPDVFTYRAVVDGCCKSFRMDDALRLFQEMRGGTGLKGDVVVYNSLLDGLFKAKRLDEACGFFETMVADGIQCSASTHNTVIDGLFKNGRAEAACRLFYELRKKGQLLDGIAYSIMVREFCKEGTGDQVAEAVSLVKEMEDRGFVIDLVTVTSLLLGFNKSRRWDLEEKIVKIIRDSSVLPDAIRWKSNMMDALTGPQDRAKDGTSIFPFDGNMNDVMSLLNPAVCTDTNEGTTHNEPKDDWSLSPHLDHLAKHADHSNNSAIFTVHRGQRVEGMGGKTFDADMVNTYMSIFLAKGKLSVACKLFEIFTNLGRKGTSYTYNSLMASFVKKGYLKQVWAVLHERGGQLCPNDIATYNLIIQGLGQMGKTEVASSIMEQLSKKGVYMDIVMYNTLINQLGKVGKVEEANCLLEQITTRGMRPDLVTFNTLININAKAGRLKEADKYLRRMIAEGIAPNHVTETIMIFLDKEIQKKKQQSK; the protein is encoded by the coding sequence ATGATGCCGCCGGCGGCGCTCGTCCGGCGCCTGACCACGGCCGCGGCGCCGCTCTCCGACCTCACGGACGCGCTCCTCGCCACCCGCCTCGCCAACCACCTCCTCACCACGCCGCACATCCCGCCGGCCCTCCTGCCCGCCGCGCCGCTGCCGCTCcccgtccgcctccacgtcctccgcCACCCGGCCCTCCCGCCCACCTCCAAGCtctccttcttcctcgccgccacgccgcccgcctccccgcacctcgccgccaccttccccgTCCTGCTCCGCGcgctcgccacgcactcccctccgCTCCTCGACGCGCTCCTCCCCTTCGCGCTCTCCTCCCCGTCCCCCGACGCCCTCCTGCCCCGCCTGCTCTCCGCGCTCCTCTCCGCCTCCCGCCTCGACGCCGCGCTCGCACTCCTCCAAGACGCCCCTCCcgacctcctcccccgcctcgccgccgccgccatcccttCCCTCATCGCCTCCCCTGACCCCATCTCCGCCGTCCCCGCCATCCGCAGGCTGCTTCCCATCGCCTCCCACCCGCCTCACGTCCGAGCCACCAaccgcctcctcctcgccttgTCCAAGGAGAACCTCCACGATGACTTCTGCCATGTGTTCGACGAAATGTCAAGGAGGGGCCTTCCTTCCAACTTGAGGTTCTACAACATTTGCATCCACGCCTTCGGCAAGTGGAAGCGCCTGGATAAGTCCCTCAAGCTCTTCGCGGCCATGAAAGCTGCCTCTCCTCCGCTTGTGCCAGATATATGCACGTACAATTCGGTCATACGTGTGCTTGTGATCGGCGGGAGGGTGGCTGACGCTTTGGTGGTCTTTGATGAAATGAAGTTGGCTGGGATCCACCCAGACGTGTTCACTTACCGCGCAGTCGTGGATGGGTGCTGCAAGAGTTTCAGGATGGATGACGCACTGCGTCTGTTTCAGGAGATGCGCGGGGGCACCGGGCTGAAGGGGGATGTCGTCGTGTACAATTCGCTTCTGGATGGACTCTTCAAAGCAAAGAGGCTTGATGAGGCATGTGGTTTTTTCGAGACAATGGTGGCGGATGGGATCCAATGCTCAGCGAGCACACACAACACCGTGATCGATGGGCTGTTCAAGAACGGGAGGGCAGAAGCTGCATGTCGGCTGTTCTATGAGCTAAGGAAGAAAGGTCAGCTATTGGATGGGATTGCATACAGTATTATGGTAAGGGAGTTCTGCAAGGAGGGCACAGGGGACCAAGTTGCAGAGGCAGTCAGTTTGGTCAAGGAGATGGAAGATCGGGGCTTTGTTATTGATTTGGTTACCGTTACATCATTACTTCTAGGTTTTAACAAGAGTAGACGGTGGGATTTGGAAGAGAAGATAGTGAAGATCATAAGAGATAGCTCTGTCTTGCCAGATGCCATCCGATGGAAGTCCAACATGATGGATGCCTTGACAGGACCACAAGATAGAGCGAAAGATGGAACATCAATCTTTCCATTTGATGGTAATATGAACGATGTGATGAGTTTGCTCAATCCTGCAGTATGCACTGATACAAATGAAGGAACCACACATAATGAACCCAAGGATGATTGGTCTTTGTCCCCACACTTAGATCATCTTGCCAAACATGCTGACCATTCAAATAATTCTGCTATATTTACAGTACACAGAGGTCAGAGGGTGGAAGGCATGGGGGGTAAAACTTTCGATGCTGACATGGTTAATACATATATGTCAATCTTTTTGGCCAAAGGGAAGTTGAGTGTAGCCTGCAAGTTATTTGAGATCTTTACAAATCTGGGAAGGAAAGGGACAAGTTATACATACAATTCACTGATGGCCTCATTTGTCAAGAAGGGGTATTTGAAGCAGGTCTGGGCAGTTCTTCACGAGAGGGGTGGACAGCTCTGCCCCAATGACATAGCAACATACAATCTGATAATTCAAGGTCTTGGCCAGATGGGGAAAACAGAGGTTGCTAGCTCAATCATGGAACAATTGTCAAAGAAAGGTGTTTACATGGATATTGTTATGTACAATACTTTGATCAATCAATTGGGAAAGGTCGGGAAGGTTGAAGAAGCAAACTGTTTGCTTGAGCAGATTACCACAAGGGGCATGAGACCAGATCTTGTTACTTTTAATACCTTGATCAATATTAATGCGAAAGCTGGTAGGTTGAAGGAAGCCGACAAGTATTTGAGGAGGATGATTGCAGAAGGCATTGCTCCAAATCACGTAACGGAAACAATAATGATTTTCCTTGATAAGGAGATTCAAAAGAAAAAACAGCAATCTAAATGA
- the LOC123096600 gene encoding threonine dehydratase 1 biosynthetic, chloroplastic — protein sequence MGPTSSAKRTAEAPTKSGTLAPPHTPTARSPPAPPTHVRLPIPGHITISRDPVTRSSETTFPHSLPPPARRAEEKMAAAATSSSPSPSTFLPASRSGARRPPSRVAAAATTAAASSPEAAAPLKADLAPLAPAPLMRVVPESLQGASGSLVGVPGRGAEEGGLDGPGAMEYLTAVLASKVYDVAVETPLERAGKLSDRLGVNLHIKREDLQPVFSFKLRGAYNMMAKLSREQLNNGVICSSAGNHAQGVALSARKLGCDAVIVMPVTTPEIKWRSVERLGATVVLKGDSYDEAQSYAKLRCEQEGRTFIPPFDHPDIIAGQGTVGMEIVRQLQGPLHAIFVPVGGGGLIAGIAAYVKRVRPEVKIIGVEPSDANAMALSLCHGQRVVLEHVGGFADGVAVKVVGEETFRLCQELIDGIVLVSRDAICASIKDMFEENRNILEPAGALALAGAEAYCKYYGLKGETVVAISSGANMNFDRLRLVTELADVGRKREAVLATFLPEEQGSFKKFAELVGRMNITEFKYRYDSNGKEALVLYSVGIYTDHELKAMVERMESSELKTVNLTDNDLAKDHLRYFIGGRSEVKDELVYRFIFPERPGALMNFLDTLSPRWNISLFHYRAQGETGANVLVGIQVPPEDVDEFRSRADNLGYEYMSEMNNEIYHLLLRSPNKV from the exons ATGGGTCCAACGTCAAGCGCGAAAAGGACGGCAGAAGCGCCAACAAAAAGCGGCACCCTTGCACCCCCACATACGCCGACGGCACGATCTCCCCCGGCCCCACCCACGCACGTCCGCCTGCCCATCCCAGGCCACATCACCATATCCCGCGACCCCGTGACGCGCTCCTCCGAAACCACCTTCCCCCATTCCCTCCCTCCACCCGCGCGCCGCGCCGAGGAAAAAATggcggccgccgccacctcctcctccccgtccccgTCCACCTTCCTCCCCGCGTCCCGCAGCGGCGCCCGCCGGCCGCCCTCGCGGGTGGCCGCCgccgcgacgacggcggcggcgtcgtccccgGAGGCCGCGGCGCCCCTCAAGGCGGACCTGGCGCCCCTGGCGCCCGCGCCGCTGATGCGGGTGGTGCCCGAGTCGCTGCAGGGCGCCAGCGGGTCGCTCGTGGGCGTGCCGGGCCGCGGGGCGGAGGAGGGCGGCCTCGACGGGCCCGGCGCCATGGAGTACCTCACGGCCGTGCTCGCCTCCAAGGTCTACGACGTGGCCGTCGAGACCCCGCTCGAGCGCGCCGGCAAGCTCTCCGACCGTCTCGGGGTCAACCTCCACATCAAGCGCGAGGACCTGCAGCCG GTATTTTCATTCAAGTTGAGAGGTGCATATAATATGATGGCAAAGCTCTCCCGAGAGCAGTTGAACAACGGCGTTATCTGCTCCTCTGCTGGAAACCATGCTCAAGGAGTTGCTCTTTCTGCCCGGAAACTGGGTTGTGATGCTGTTATTGTAATGCCTGTGACCACACCAGAAATCAAG TGGCGATCAGTGGAGAGATTGGGTGCGACAGTCGTTCTGAAGGGGGACTCATATGACGAAGCTCAGTCATATGCAAAATTACGGTGTGAGCAGGAAGGCCGCACATTCATACCTCCTTTTGACCATCCCGACATTATCGCTGGACAAGGAACTGTTGGCATGGAAATTGTTCGCCAATTGCAAGGTCCATTACATGCAATATTTGTACCTGTGGGAGGTGGTGGATTAATTGCTGGCATTGCTGCCTATGTGAAACGAGTCCGCCCTGAG GTGAAAATAATTGGAGTAGAGCCCTCAGATGCAAATgccatggcattgtccttgtgtcATGGCCAGAGGGTCGTCTTAGAACATGTTGGAGGGTTTGCTGATGGTGTAGCTGTCAAAGTTGTAGGGGAGGAGACATTTCGATTGTGTCAAGAACTTATAGATGGCATTGTCCTGGTCAGCCGAGATGCTATTTGTGCTTCAATAAAG GATATGTTTGAGGAGAACAGGAATATCCTTGAACCTGCTGGGGCCCTTGCCTTGGCAGGGGCTGAAGCTTACTGCAAATACTACGGTTTGAAAGGGGAAACTGTGGTTGCAATAAGTAGTGGTGCGAATATGAACTTTGATAGACTCAGATTAGTAACTGAGCTTGCTGATGTTGGTCGAAAACGAGAGGCAGTATTAGCTACATTTTTGCCAGAGGAGCAGGGAAGCTTCAAAAAGTTTGCAGAACTG GTTGGCCGGATGAATATTACTGAATTCAAATACAGATATGATTCTAACGGAAAAGAAGCCCTTGTTCTTTACAG TGTTGGCATCTATACTGACCATGAGCTTAAAGCAATGGTGGAACGCATGGAATCATCAGAGCTTAAGACTGTGAACCTTACTGACAATGATCTCGCAAAAGACCACCTAAGATACTTT ATTGGAGGCAGGTCAGAAGTAAAAGACGAACTTGTTTACCGGTTTATTTTCCCAGAAAGGCCAGGTGCTCTTATGAATTTTTTGGATACGCTGAGCCCCCGATGGAACATCAGCCTTTTCCATTACCGTGCACAG GGCGAAACCGGAGCAAACGTGTTAGTTGGCATACAAGTGCCACCAGAGGATGTTGATGAATTCAGGAGTCGTGCCGACAATCTTGGGTACGAATACATGTCTGAGATGAACAACGAGATCTATCATCTCCTTTTGCGCAGCCCCAATAAGGTCTGA